A single window of Jiangella alkaliphila DNA harbors:
- a CDS encoding MarR family transcriptional regulator has product MLESVGVQPDDEAVFRALLHTPECTVAELAAGTARDQAAIRRSVARLEDLGLLSRTAHRPARLIPTRPDVAVEVLVARRQAELERARTAAVALVAQMQSPTRYRPENLVEVVVGQPAIAARYAQLQSGTERELLVLDRPPYVAEVAESDSRERQLLRSQVDVRVIYAPESLALPGGVDVALAAAEAGERSRVHPQVPIKLAVSDRSIALLPLAMDQLRGSALVVRESALVEALAQLFHLLWDQAMPLVPSTAEGRAEGGADRDVDRRLLTMLAAGLKDDAIARQLGVSSRTVGRRVAELMARLGARTRFEAGVRAQRLL; this is encoded by the coding sequence ATGCTGGAGAGCGTGGGCGTCCAGCCCGACGACGAGGCCGTGTTCCGCGCCCTGCTGCACACCCCGGAGTGCACGGTGGCCGAGCTCGCGGCCGGGACCGCGCGCGATCAGGCGGCGATCCGCCGGTCCGTGGCTCGGCTGGAGGACCTGGGCCTGCTCAGCCGGACGGCGCACCGCCCGGCCCGGCTGATCCCCACCCGGCCCGACGTCGCGGTGGAGGTGCTGGTCGCGCGCCGGCAGGCCGAGCTGGAGCGGGCGCGGACGGCGGCGGTCGCCCTGGTCGCGCAGATGCAGTCGCCGACCCGGTACCGGCCGGAGAACCTCGTCGAGGTCGTCGTCGGGCAGCCGGCGATCGCGGCGCGCTACGCGCAGCTGCAGAGCGGGACCGAGCGCGAGCTGCTGGTGCTGGACCGGCCGCCCTACGTCGCCGAAGTAGCCGAGTCCGACTCGCGGGAGCGGCAGTTGCTGCGCTCGCAGGTCGACGTGCGTGTCATCTACGCCCCCGAGTCGCTGGCGCTGCCAGGCGGCGTCGACGTCGCACTCGCCGCGGCCGAGGCCGGAGAGCGGTCGCGGGTCCACCCGCAGGTCCCGATCAAGCTGGCCGTGTCCGACCGGTCGATCGCGCTGCTGCCGCTCGCGATGGACCAGCTGCGCGGCAGCGCGCTCGTGGTGCGCGAGAGCGCACTGGTCGAGGCGTTGGCGCAGCTGTTCCACCTGCTGTGGGACCAGGCCATGCCGCTCGTCCCCTCGACGGCGGAGGGCCGCGCGGAGGGCGGCGCGGACCGCGACGTCGACCGACGGTTGCTGACCATGCTGGCCGCCGGCCTCAAGGACGACGCGATCGCCCGCCAGCTCGGCGTCAGCAGCCGCACCGTCGGCCGCCGGGTCGCCGAGCTGATGGCGCGGCTGGGTGCTCGCACTCGGTTCGAGGCCGGCGTCCGGGCGCAGCGGCTGCTCTAG
- a CDS encoding S8 family peptidase, with amino-acid sequence MRRRLLSAISVLALLPGLWAASGAASSADAPPSTSAGVAGDRPATTSVTLITGDVVNVTELAGGTRAVDVVPAPRPGGRAPSFLTVERDGDLHVIPDDVRALVPARLDPALFNVTALVEQGYDDAAFDSLPLIVSHDGGRLTGLPAAQITGRLESIDSTGVRIDKDDTDELGAALVALAESGGSNGRSAATTTPSELAGVEKIWLDGRTEAALSESAGQVGAPTAWAAGLDGSGMTVAVLDTGIDAAHPDLAGTVVGEHNFSWSETAADGVGHGTHVASIIAGTGAASGGRYRGVADGVDLLNGKVFDDGGGGFVSWAVEGMEWAAEQGADVVNMSLGANGTEGEPMSAAADALTAEHGTLFVVSTGNNGCAECVSHPAAAASALSVGAVTKSDTLADFSNRGPIPETYAIKPDVTAPGVSIVAARGSGTAMGFPVDDFYTNADGTSMAAPHVTGAAAVLLQAEPSLGPEELKAWLMNTARPNGDNTVYEQGAGRIDIAQALGSRVFALPGSVSFGHLPWPHDDRAAVGRTVTYRNPTGADLVLDLSVDVATEHGTAPPAGTLTTSAPTLTVPAGGTATVDLVLDTARGEPGLYGGYLTASGDGGTTVRTPVAYHQEPHMVELTVRGIGRDGRPAPGSATVLDVEDGSVNATRNLDGDPAAPCTDDAYAASTCVRVPVGTYSVLGFVDTMPAGVEPGTFGTPLNRSLAGDPEMEITADTEVVLDARLATEVLVDTPEHETKPNVGAAMAIAYHRVPETGSAVDVGRSMWPGAMLEERLFMQPMDAVSTGEFAAYTRWRLEAPQIAVDVVGQQVRLNPQYYPASAFSDFSRQFPMLDGELEAGLVDAGRGRPEDVAAAGLAGAVALVQRSEAIPVAEQVNNAAAAGAVLVMVVDDLGVAGPGSALLEVPAVRVPAEEGDALRGLLAAGPVQVAARGVVDSPYSYELIYTEEGSIPADLSYVASTGQLARVDAAVHSQLAEETTMTHTWYPYQAWDTSSFSQPVPVRGPRTLVTYLTAGPSLRWTHTGQAPESPYGGSFGQYEPTEHLLLFSDLRSYEVGAHYQRSWFEQPLAPGSSPFEPPTRTGDTLTVALGLLDGAGNFGSAATSWFDDGFDTDLRIYRDDQLLLETPWQSSASVETTPEPARYRVEYEVGNDSAWAALSTRARSVWEFTSGRPGDGVRRVEPLLTVDYEVDVDLRNRAPHPRERRGPHEIVLAVAQHAGAEPIPVDEVALEVSYDDGASWQRVRNVRERDGGRYVATLYDRGAAGGFLSLRVSASDAEGNTVEQEIIRAYALG; translated from the coding sequence ATGCGCCGCCGACTGCTCTCCGCGATCTCCGTCCTCGCCCTCCTGCCGGGTCTCTGGGCCGCGTCGGGTGCGGCGTCCTCCGCCGACGCCCCGCCCTCGACCTCCGCAGGCGTTGCCGGTGACCGCCCGGCCACGACATCGGTCACGCTGATCACCGGCGACGTCGTGAACGTGACGGAGCTGGCCGGCGGGACGCGCGCCGTCGACGTCGTCCCGGCGCCGCGGCCCGGCGGGCGCGCCCCGAGCTTCCTCACCGTCGAGCGCGACGGCGACCTGCATGTGATCCCCGACGACGTCCGCGCGCTCGTCCCAGCCCGCCTCGACCCGGCCCTGTTCAACGTCACCGCGCTGGTCGAGCAGGGCTACGACGACGCCGCCTTCGACTCGCTGCCCCTCATCGTGAGCCACGACGGCGGACGTCTCACCGGCCTGCCGGCGGCACAGATCACCGGCCGGCTGGAGAGCATCGACAGCACCGGCGTCCGGATCGACAAGGACGACACGGACGAACTCGGCGCGGCGCTGGTCGCACTCGCCGAGTCCGGCGGCTCGAACGGCCGGTCGGCCGCGACCACGACACCGTCCGAGCTGGCCGGCGTCGAGAAGATCTGGCTCGACGGCCGGACCGAGGCGGCGTTGTCCGAGAGCGCCGGCCAGGTCGGAGCACCCACCGCCTGGGCCGCGGGCCTTGACGGCAGCGGCATGACCGTTGCCGTCCTCGACACCGGCATCGACGCCGCCCACCCGGACCTCGCGGGCACCGTGGTCGGCGAGCACAACTTCAGCTGGAGCGAGACGGCGGCCGACGGGGTCGGGCACGGCACCCATGTGGCCTCGATCATCGCCGGCACCGGAGCGGCGTCCGGCGGCCGCTACCGCGGCGTCGCCGACGGCGTGGACCTGCTCAACGGCAAGGTCTTCGACGACGGTGGTGGCGGGTTCGTCTCCTGGGCGGTCGAGGGCATGGAGTGGGCCGCCGAGCAGGGCGCCGACGTCGTCAACATGAGCCTCGGCGCCAACGGCACGGAGGGCGAGCCGATGAGCGCCGCCGCCGACGCGCTGACCGCCGAGCACGGCACCCTCTTCGTGGTTTCCACCGGCAACAATGGCTGCGCCGAGTGCGTCAGCCACCCGGCCGCCGCCGCATCGGCGCTGTCGGTCGGCGCGGTGACCAAGTCCGACACGCTCGCCGACTTCTCCAACCGCGGCCCGATTCCGGAGACGTACGCCATCAAGCCCGACGTCACCGCACCGGGCGTCAGCATCGTCGCCGCCCGCGGCAGCGGGACCGCCATGGGCTTTCCCGTCGACGACTTCTACACGAACGCGGACGGCACCTCGATGGCGGCACCGCACGTCACCGGCGCCGCGGCCGTGCTGCTGCAGGCCGAGCCGTCGCTGGGGCCGGAGGAGCTCAAGGCCTGGCTGATGAACACCGCCCGGCCGAACGGCGACAACACCGTCTACGAGCAGGGCGCCGGCCGCATCGACATCGCGCAGGCGCTCGGCAGCCGGGTGTTCGCCCTGCCGGGCTCGGTGAGCTTCGGGCATCTCCCGTGGCCGCACGACGACCGGGCCGCCGTCGGCCGCACAGTGACCTACCGCAACCCGACCGGCGCCGACCTCGTCCTCGACCTGTCCGTCGACGTCGCGACGGAGCACGGCACCGCGCCGCCGGCCGGCACGCTGACCACGTCGGCGCCGACCCTGACCGTGCCCGCCGGGGGCACCGCGACCGTCGACCTGGTTCTGGACACGGCGCGCGGCGAACCCGGCCTGTACGGCGGATATCTGACCGCAAGCGGGGACGGCGGCACCACGGTGCGCACGCCGGTCGCCTACCACCAGGAGCCGCACATGGTGGAGCTCACCGTCCGCGGCATCGGCCGCGACGGCCGCCCGGCGCCGGGCAGCGCCACCGTCCTCGACGTCGAGGACGGCAGCGTCAACGCCACCCGGAACCTCGACGGCGACCCGGCCGCCCCGTGCACCGACGACGCGTACGCCGCGTCCACCTGTGTGCGCGTGCCGGTCGGCACCTACTCGGTGCTCGGCTTCGTCGACACCATGCCCGCCGGCGTCGAGCCCGGCACGTTCGGCACGCCGCTGAACCGGAGTCTCGCCGGCGATCCGGAGATGGAGATCACGGCCGACACCGAGGTCGTCCTGGACGCACGCCTCGCCACGGAGGTGCTCGTCGACACCCCGGAGCACGAGACCAAGCCGAACGTCGGCGCGGCGATGGCCATCGCCTACCACCGCGTGCCCGAGACCGGCAGCGCCGTCGACGTCGGGCGCAGCATGTGGCCGGGCGCGATGCTGGAGGAACGCCTGTTCATGCAGCCGATGGACGCTGTGTCGACAGGTGAGTTCGCCGCATACACGCGCTGGCGACTCGAGGCGCCGCAGATCGCCGTCGACGTCGTCGGGCAGCAGGTCCGGTTGAATCCGCAGTACTACCCGGCGTCGGCGTTCAGCGACTTCTCCCGGCAGTTCCCGATGCTCGACGGCGAGCTCGAAGCCGGTCTCGTCGACGCCGGGCGGGGACGTCCGGAGGACGTCGCGGCCGCCGGCCTGGCCGGTGCCGTGGCGCTGGTCCAGCGGTCCGAGGCGATCCCGGTCGCCGAGCAGGTGAACAACGCCGCCGCGGCCGGCGCGGTCCTGGTCATGGTCGTCGACGATCTCGGCGTCGCGGGCCCGGGGTCCGCGCTGCTGGAGGTGCCGGCCGTCCGAGTGCCGGCCGAGGAGGGTGACGCGCTGCGTGGACTGCTCGCTGCCGGGCCGGTCCAGGTGGCCGCCCGCGGCGTCGTGGACAGCCCGTACTCGTACGAGCTGATCTACACCGAGGAGGGCTCGATCCCGGCCGACCTGAGCTACGTCGCGAGCACCGGCCAACTGGCCAGGGTCGACGCCGCGGTGCACAGCCAGCTGGCCGAGGAGACGACGATGACACACACCTGGTACCCGTACCAGGCGTGGGACACCAGCTCGTTCTCGCAGCCGGTGCCGGTCCGCGGTCCGCGCACGCTCGTCACGTATCTGACGGCCGGCCCGTCGCTGCGTTGGACGCACACCGGCCAGGCGCCGGAGTCGCCGTACGGAGGCAGCTTCGGCCAGTACGAGCCCACCGAACATCTCCTGCTCTTCAGTGACCTGCGCTCCTACGAGGTGGGGGCGCACTACCAGCGCAGCTGGTTCGAGCAGCCGCTCGCGCCTGGCTCGAGCCCGTTCGAGCCGCCCACCCGCACCGGCGACACCCTCACGGTGGCGCTGGGCCTTCTGGATGGCGCCGGCAACTTCGGCAGCGCCGCCACCAGCTGGTTCGACGACGGTTTCGACACCGATCTGCGGATCTACCGGGACGACCAGCTGCTGCTCGAGACGCCGTGGCAGTCGTCGGCATCGGTCGAGACGACGCCCGAGCCCGCGCGCTACCGCGTCGAGTACGAGGTGGGCAACGACTCGGCGTGGGCGGCGCTGTCGACCAGAGCCCGCTCGGTCTGGGAGTTCACGTCAGGGCGGCCCGGCGACGGGGTGCGGCGGGTGGAACCGCTGCTCACCGTGGATTACGAGGTCGACGTCGATCTGCGCAACCGGGCGCCGCACCCGCGTGAGCGCCGCGGGCCGCACGAGATCGTGCTGGCCGTCGCGCAGCACGCGGGCGCCGAACCGATTCCCGTCGACGAGGTCGCGCTCGAGGTGTCCTACGACGACGGCGCGAGCTGGCAGCGGGTCCGCAACGTGCGTGAGCGTGACGGCGGCCGGTACGTCGCGACGCTCTACGACCGCGGCGCGGCCGGTGGGTTCCTCTCGCTGCGGGTGAGCGCGTCGGACGCCGAGGGCAACACCGTCGAGCAGGAGATCATCCGGGCGTACGCATTGGGGTGA
- a CDS encoding DUF2975 domain-containing protein: MGPLRILLVLLFAGLVVAQIAIVPGTLAHLADEEPDLAYLRWPALAFGVVELLCVQVVIVCTWKLLGMVKADRIFSQAAFVWVDTIVWTMVTAWVLLFGAFVFVSALLREPGLPVLLFGSVLAGGVLVLLMIVMRALLRQATNLRSDMDAVI, translated from the coding sequence GTGGGCCCGCTCCGGATCCTGCTCGTGCTGCTGTTCGCCGGACTCGTGGTGGCGCAGATCGCCATCGTGCCCGGGACGCTCGCGCACCTGGCCGACGAGGAGCCTGACCTCGCCTACCTGCGGTGGCCGGCGCTGGCGTTCGGGGTCGTCGAGCTGCTGTGCGTGCAGGTCGTCATCGTCTGCACGTGGAAGCTGCTCGGCATGGTCAAGGCCGACCGCATCTTCAGCCAGGCCGCGTTCGTCTGGGTCGACACGATCGTGTGGACCATGGTCACCGCCTGGGTGCTGCTGTTCGGCGCGTTCGTGTTCGTCTCGGCGCTGCTGCGCGAGCCCGGGCTGCCGGTGCTGCTGTTCGGCTCGGTGCTCGCCGGGGGAGTGCTGGTGCTGCTGATGATCGTCATGCGGGCGCTGCTGCGTCAGGCCACGAACCTGCGCAGCGACATGGACGCGGTGATCTGA
- a CDS encoding helix-turn-helix domain-containing protein: MAIVVRIDVELAKRKMSVGEFAERVGLTPANIAVLKNGRAKAVRFSTLEAMCRVLDCQPGDLLEWVED, from the coding sequence ATGGCCATCGTCGTGCGCATCGACGTCGAGCTGGCGAAGCGGAAGATGAGCGTCGGCGAGTTCGCGGAGCGGGTCGGCCTGACGCCGGCCAACATCGCGGTGCTGAAGAACGGCCGGGCCAAGGCCGTGCGGTTCAGCACGCTGGAAGCGATGTGCCGGGTCCTCGACTGCCAGCCCGGTGACCTGCTCGAATGGGTCGAGGACTGA
- a CDS encoding FAD-dependent oxidoreductase has translation MGRGLSAVDVDVLVVGAGLAGLHTATLLARAGHDVLLAERRPRLVGAIRTTGIFVRRTLDDFALPPECLGPPIRRVVLYPPSLRRPVELVSDRDEYRVGDMGPLYVEAARTAAAAGVRVLLGTRYEGRGRTSFLLTGPDGPIRVRARFVVGADGARSRVARDLALDRNRHLLTGAEEVFAVPASDRPPTFHCVIDPAIAPGYLAWVVDDGRHAHVGVAGYADRFPHGMRRALARFSAAAPGLDGVRRPGVDCVDGDEAAEAAGVERRGGPIPVGGVLRRISCVDGLLVGDAAGAVSPLTAGGLDPCLRLSEHAATVLDEALRAGRPDALAHYDGGALRAHFRGRLALRRGLARVRTPVVATAAFALLRTSPGRSATRRILFGDASFPDRPHRKYSR, from the coding sequence ATGGGTCGAGGACTGAGCGCGGTGGACGTCGACGTGCTGGTCGTGGGCGCCGGGCTGGCCGGGCTGCACACGGCGACGCTGCTCGCGCGGGCCGGCCACGACGTGCTGCTGGCCGAGCGGCGGCCCCGGCTCGTCGGCGCCATCCGCACGACCGGGATCTTCGTCCGGCGCACCCTCGACGACTTCGCGCTGCCGCCCGAGTGTCTGGGGCCGCCGATCCGCCGCGTCGTGCTCTACCCGCCGAGCCTGCGCCGCCCGGTCGAGCTGGTCAGCGACCGCGACGAGTACCGCGTCGGCGACATGGGGCCGCTGTACGTCGAGGCGGCCCGGACGGCGGCAGCGGCGGGCGTGCGCGTCCTGCTCGGCACCCGCTACGAGGGGCGCGGGCGGACGTCGTTCCTGCTGACGGGGCCGGACGGGCCGATCCGCGTGCGGGCGCGGTTCGTCGTCGGGGCCGACGGCGCGCGCTCGCGGGTCGCTCGCGACCTCGCGCTGGACCGCAACCGGCACCTGCTCACCGGCGCCGAGGAGGTGTTCGCCGTCCCCGCGTCGGACCGCCCGCCGACCTTCCACTGCGTGATCGACCCCGCGATCGCCCCCGGCTACCTCGCCTGGGTCGTCGACGACGGCCGGCACGCCCACGTCGGCGTCGCCGGCTACGCCGACCGGTTCCCGCACGGCATGCGGCGGGCGCTGGCCCGGTTCAGCGCGGCCGCCCCGGGGCTCGACGGCGTGCGCCGTCCGGGCGTCGATTGCGTCGATGGCGACGAGGCGGCCGAGGCCGCCGGGGTCGAGCGGCGCGGCGGCCCGATCCCGGTCGGCGGCGTCCTCCGCCGCATCAGCTGCGTCGACGGCCTGCTCGTCGGCGACGCCGCGGGGGCGGTCTCGCCGCTGACCGCCGGTGGCCTCGACCCGTGCCTGCGGCTGTCCGAGCACGCCGCTACCGTTCTCGACGAGGCCCTGCGGGCCGGCCGCCCCGACGCGCTGGCTCACTACGACGGCGGCGCGTTGCGGGCGCACTTCCGCGGCCGGCTGGCGCTGCGGCGCGGACTGGCCCGGGTGCGCACGCCCGTGGTCGCGACGGCGGCGTTCGCCTTGCTGCGCACGTCGCCCGGGCGGTCCGCCACCCGCCGCATCCTGTTCGGCGACGCGTCGTTCCCCGACCGCCCCCACCGTAAGTACTCGCGCTGA
- a CDS encoding FBP domain-containing protein: MKPITEGDIRRSFVNCSKGEAQRLAVPRDLDEQPWGDLDFLGWRAPGAPDRGYLVAERDDGGLVGLTLRAAPKSARGFTTRSMCSLCLTTHTSGGVSLMTARRAGEAGRQGNTVGQYLCADLACSLYVRGRKKSIVGAEIEETITVDEKVARARRNLATFVGTVLS, from the coding sequence ATGAAGCCGATCACCGAGGGCGACATCCGCCGCTCCTTCGTCAACTGCTCCAAGGGCGAGGCGCAGCGGCTGGCCGTCCCGCGCGACCTCGACGAGCAGCCGTGGGGCGACCTCGACTTCCTCGGCTGGCGCGCCCCCGGCGCCCCCGACCGCGGCTACCTCGTCGCCGAACGCGACGACGGCGGGCTGGTCGGCCTCACGCTGCGAGCCGCGCCGAAGTCCGCCCGCGGCTTCACCACGCGCAGCATGTGCTCGCTCTGCCTCACCACCCACACCAGCGGAGGCGTGTCCCTCATGACCGCCCGCCGCGCGGGTGAGGCCGGCCGCCAGGGCAACACCGTCGGCCAGTACCTGTGCGCCGATCTCGCCTGCTCGCTCTACGTCCGCGGACGCAAGAAGTCCATCGTCGGCGCCGAGATCGAAGAGACCATCACCGTCGACGAGAAGGTCGCCCGGGCCCGCCGCAACCTCGCCACGTTCGTCGGCACGGTGCTGTCGTAG
- a CDS encoding YhjD/YihY/BrkB family envelope integrity protein, with amino-acid sequence MFDRAMTIAAQLFSSVLPILILLATWTGASAADATAEALRMPDESREVLDDAVVGASDAAFGVVGVLIVLVSATSLSRAMTRAYTAVWALPRPRNRLGSAWRWLAAVVALALSVVLVRWLGTLGDRLPEPQAWRSGTAFAADAAVAVFVPWVLLAGAVRPRPLLPGALLFAVTMLAARPASALWLPRALESSAERFGSIGVAFTYLTWLYAVAFCFLVTAVVGRAIATDEGRLGRWFGS; translated from the coding sequence GTGTTCGATCGGGCGATGACGATCGCGGCGCAGCTGTTCAGCTCGGTGCTGCCGATCCTCATCCTGCTCGCGACGTGGACGGGCGCCAGCGCGGCGGACGCGACGGCGGAGGCACTGCGGATGCCGGACGAGTCGCGGGAGGTGCTCGACGACGCGGTGGTGGGGGCGTCGGACGCCGCGTTCGGTGTCGTGGGAGTGCTGATCGTGCTGGTGTCGGCGACCAGCCTGTCGCGGGCGATGACGCGCGCGTACACGGCGGTGTGGGCGCTGCCACGGCCGCGGAACCGGCTCGGGTCGGCGTGGCGGTGGCTGGCCGCGGTCGTCGCGCTCGCGCTGTCCGTCGTGCTCGTGCGCTGGCTGGGCACGCTGGGCGACCGGCTGCCGGAGCCACAGGCCTGGCGGTCGGGGACGGCGTTCGCCGCCGACGCGGCGGTCGCGGTGTTCGTGCCGTGGGTGCTGCTGGCCGGTGCCGTCCGGCCGCGGCCGCTGCTGCCCGGCGCGCTGCTGTTCGCGGTCACGATGCTCGCGGCCCGCCCGGCGTCGGCGTTGTGGCTGCCGCGGGCGCTGGAGTCCAGCGCCGAGCGGTTCGGCTCCATCGGCGTCGCGTTCACCTATCTGACCTGGCTGTACGCGGTCGCGTTCTGCTTCCTCGTGACGGCGGTCGTCGGACGGGCGATCGCGACGGACGAGGGGCGGCTGGGCCGCTGGTTCGGGTCGTGA